From a region of the Carassius auratus strain Wakin chromosome 31, ASM336829v1, whole genome shotgun sequence genome:
- the LOC113050882 gene encoding uncharacterized protein LOC113050882 isoform X2, which yields MLSRGQTTLLGGVLKCICGFHTLKPTASNVTGPAQKVVEQPHAAETAKKVMEQSQPDLQPHPLPQPQPTAPVEARVATQFSLTPDPTVPTPVPRATADVSNPAQPCRIVSTAPSGALLQGPSVVQLPRLWSETIPPEDHKWIGKRLFKIGSKGKPALRDDLQLWYYPPQPALIYNQAPAPDRFFCHTLLLWMPYKLWRVKVLCPNPACGQHQLTGGGLHKRARQVLDIDRTYNMVTETLICTKCRASHVSWSQTVLQQLDLGHRSEFQVILTRKYACDMRVIRLLRERGLGNSPTRVIKQLRENHSEQWLHRLARYTTQCVDFLNQPGVMPVNFQEPPEPTVVPSCKWLLTVYSQDILTRLDEIHARITSTYGSVLKMDSTKKITKKLAGTARGTGLWLTSVGNEFGQVLISVLTAQEGAGLDMMVDGLVKRYQQAGVNPPSVLYVDCGCCSEVSESKLKTRFRGWPDLMIRLDIWHFMRRIALGCTTDAHQLYPIFMSRLSACIFEWDAADVSILRKAKRELLMSQGWPALTDEDVNKHLTREELALHCRRRTRGEETTILLLEQLLTELLSSKGNDSLGVPLLDRERMEHIWCVQKKHIKCIQDPLGVALYTETGSLTKGGVLLKTYRCARGSTSLESFHLHLNRFIPGTSANSLNFQIYLLEGLHRWNQDREAASMSSEPSALRSYTGELVHCVNSNYEKLFGRKVVPTFCPPARYTGELIGVQYLFQQTGQALQDMNPDSEETAELIEELNVEERDEDEGFCDVSEDHTIADPEDVLSPPSSTLTLGSSTVVTSSDTAVLGSTSPSLVPDPTPAPSSPGPSGTAVPPFPSETSVSPLSSEPEDAGQDDDDDEETAVDYQNVPGYQHVDKLAEYLVELRGHTALSLTNQEASTIIELWQNLADQDKQRVVYAARHQKRLLSGRFRVPKRPTKTPGVESTIRSVLGASSAPAQWPDCCRLVETIFIRLCNTHPSPKRKGKGTLSRWSLILQDYRRIRQLVLGNSLVMGGTSMQLVEVNQNTLIQWYNNRQKKQELSVLIQGIQLPQPLPEAQEPLQAAKRLRTEPEQSGEQHQYKLPESTAGQAKQRHTSTGRPPLRPKAPTQTTMLVTPSAPGASVQMVPNILIPAAPGFPGVPMLQGVPVFQGIPMAQRLPMVQGMQMVQGMQMVQGMPMVQRMPMVQGMPMVQGIPMVQGMPVVQGMPLLHPTVVQGTSSQPAANPQTMPKRPYKRTVEANTCKKCGHFKTSATGHSQYRGKVYCPQSETVTKEQWLEEMRRTVPK from the exons ATGCTGTCTCGTGGCCAAACAACCTTGCTTGGAGGTGTGCTGAAATGCATCTGTGGTTTTCACACTCTAAAG CCCACTGCGTCAAACGTTACTGGACCAGCACAAAAGGTGGTGGAACAACCTCATGCTGCTGAAACAGCAAAGAAGGTCATGGAGCAGAGTCAGCCTGACCTCCAGCCTCATCCCCTGCCCCAGCCCCAGCCAACTGCACCTGTGGAAGCAAGAGTTGCAACACAATTTTCATTG ACACCAGATCCTACAGTTCCAACCCCTGTCCCCAGAGCCACTGCAGATGTGTCCAATCCCGCTCAGCCATGCAGGATCGTCTCT ACTGCTCCTTCTGGGGCATTATTGCAAGGTCCATCTGTAGTTCAACTTCCTCGTTTGTGGTCTGAGACCATACCACCAGAGGATCACAAGTGGATTGGCAAAAGGCTTTTCAAAATTGGATCCAAAGGAAAGCCAGCACTTCGTGATGACCTCCAGCTCTGGTATTACCCCCCACAACCAGCACTTATTTACAATCAGGCTCCAGCTCCAGACAGATTCTTTTGTCATACTCTTCTGCTGTGGATGCCATACAAGCTGTGGAGGGTTAAGGTTCTCTGTCCCAATCCAGCCTGCGGACAACATCAGCTGACAGGAGGTGGTCTGCACAAAAGGGCACGGCAGGTTCTAGACATTGACAGAACATACAATATGGTCACAGAAACCCTTATCTGTACAAAGTGTAGAGCCTCGCATGTGTCCTGGAGTCAGACTGTCCTGCAACAGCTAGATCTGGGCCATCGCTCTGAGTTTCAGGTCATCCTCACGCGGAA GTACGCCTGTGATATGCGGGTCATCAGGCTCTTGCGTGAGCGTGGCTTAGGCAATAGTCCCACTAGGGTGATAAAGCAGCTGCGTGAAAACCACAGCGAGCAGTGGCTCCATCGTCTGGCCCGGTACACCACCCAATGTGTTGACTTCCTCAATCAACCCGGGGTGATGCCAGTAAATTTCCAGGAGCCCCCAGAGCCTACGGTGGTGCCAAGCTGCAAGTGGTTGCTCACCGTTTACAGCCAAGACATTCTGACCAGGCTGGATGAAATCCATGCCAGAATAACATCCACCTATGGCTCTGTCTTGAAGATGGATTCTACTAAAAAG ATCACCAAGAAGCTGGCTGGGACAGCGAGGGGAACGGGACTCTGGCTTACCTCTGTTGGCAACGAGTTTGGTCAGGTGCTCATAAGTGTGCTGACAGCCCAGGAAGGAGCAGGACTTGACATGATGGTAGACGGTCTGGTGAAAAGATACCAGCAGGCTGGTGTAAATCCACCTTCTGTGTTGTACGTGGACTGTGGGTGCTGCAGTGAGGTGAGCGAGAGCAAGCTGAAAACCAGGTTTAGGGGCTGGCCAGATCTCATGATACGCTTGGACATCTGGCATTTTATGCGCAGGATTGCCTTGGGGTGTACAACTGATGCCCATCAGTTGTACCCCATTTTCATGTCACGGCTATCAGCATGCATCTTTGAATGGGATGCAGCTGACGTCTCTATCCTTCGCAAAGCAAAGAGAGAGCTGTTGATGTCccagggttggcctgcgctgacAGATGAAGATGTAAACAAGCATCTGACCAGGGAGGAGCTGGCTCTACATTGCCGGAGGAGGACCCGTGGAGAGGAGACTACCATCCTTCTCCTTGAACAACTGCTTACAGAACTCCTGAGCAGCAAGGGAAATGACTCTCTGGGTGTTCCTCTCTTGGATCGAGAAAGGATGGAGCACATCTGGTGTGTCCAAAAGAAGCACATCAAGTGTATCCAAGACCCTCTTGGTGTTGCCCTCTATACTGAGACCGGGAGCCTAACCAAAGGAGGTGTGCTTCTGAAGACTTACAGATGTGCCAGAGGCTCCACTTCTCTTGAATCCTTTCATTTACACCTTAACCGTTTCATCCCAG GGACCAGTGCAAACAGTCTGAACTTTCAGATTTATTTGTTGGAGGGTCTACACAGGTGGAACCAGGATCGGGAGGCAGCTTCCATGTCATCGGAGCCATCAGCTTTACGCAGCTACACAGGAGAACTTGTTCACTGTGTAAACAGCAATTATGAAAAGCTGTTTGGCAGGAAAGTGGTCCCCACGTTTTGTCCCCCTGCACGTTACACcg GTGAGCTCATTGGAGTGCAGTATCTATTCCAGCAGACTGGTCAGGCACTGCAGGACATGAACCCAGACTCTGAAGAGACGGCAGAGCTCATCGAGGAACTTAATGTGGAGGAGCGAGATGAAGATGAGGGCTTCTGTGATGTCAGCGAGGATCACACAATTGCAGATCCCGAGGATGTTCTGTCACCTCCCTCCTCCACTCTGACACTGGGTTCTTCCACCGTGGTCACCAGCAGTGACACGGCTGTACTGGGTTCCACATCCCCTTCACTGGTCCCTGATCCTACACCTGCTCCTTCATCACCTGGACCCTCGGGGACTGCTGTGCCACCTTTTCCCTCTGAAACATCTGTTTCACCACTCTCCTCAGAGCCAGAGGATGCTGGTcaggatgatgatgacgatgaagagaCT GCTGTTGACTACCAAAATGTCCCGGGATACCAACATGTGGACAAGCTGGCCGAATATCTGGTGGAGCTCCGGGGTCACACAGCCCTTAGCCTGACCAATCAGGAAGCCAGCACCATAATTGAACTTTGGCAGAACCTGGCTGACCAGGACAAGCAACGGGTGGTGTATGCAGCTAGACACCAGAAGAGACTGCTGAGTGGACGCTTCAGAGTACCAAAGAGGCCCACTAAAACCCCAGGAGTAGAGAGCACCATCAGAAGTGTGCTGGGAGCAAGCAGCGCACCTGCTCAGTGGCCTGACTGTTGCCGTCTGGTGGAAACCATCTTCATCAGGCTTTGCAATACCCACCCAAGCCCCAAGAGAAAAGGCAAGGGAACGCTGTCGAGATGGTCTCTAATCCTCCAGGATTACAGGAGGATAAGGCAGCTTGTACTGGGCAACAGCTTGGTGATGGGAGGAACCTCAATGCAGCTGGTGGAGGTTAACCAGAATACCCTGATTCAGTGGTATAACAACAGACAGAAAAAGCAGGAACTGTCTGTGCTGATTCAGGGCATTCAGTTGCCTCAGCCCCTCCCTGAAGCTCAGGAACCTCTCCAGGCTGCCAAACGCCTACGGACTGAGCCAGAACAATCAGGGGAGCAGCACCAGTACAAGCTACCAGAGAGCACAGCAGGTCAGGCAAAACAGAGGCACACCTCTACTGGGCGACCTCCTCTCAGACCCAAGGCACCAACACAGACTACTATGTTGGTTACGCCATCAGCACCTGGAGCATCAGTGCAGATGGTACCCAATATACTTATACCTGCAGCACCAGGTTTCCCGGGTGTGCCAATGCTTCAGGgtgtgccagtgttccagggcatACCAATGGCTCAAAGACTGCCAATGGTCCAGGGCATGCAAATGGTCCAGGGCATGCAAATGGTCCAGGGCATGCCAATGGTCCAGAGGATGCCAATGGTTCAGGGAATGCCAATGGTTCAGGGAATCCCGATGGTCCAGGGAATGCCAGTGGTTCAGGGGATGCCACTGTTACATCCTACAGTTGTGCAGGGCACAAGTTCACAACCAGCTGCCAATCCCCAAACCATGCCTAAGAGACCCTACAAGAGAACTGTAGAGGCGAACACTTGCAAGAAATGCGGACATTTCAAAACCAGTGCAACAGGACATAGCCAGTACAGGGGCAAAGTATACTGCCCACAGTCTGAAACTGTTACAAAAGAACAGTGGTTAGAGGAAATGCGGAGAACTGTTcccaaataa
- the LOC113050882 gene encoding uncharacterized protein LOC113050882 isoform X1 → MLSRGQTTLLGGVLKCICGFHTLKPTASNVTGPAQKVVEQPHAAETAKKVMEQSQPDLQPHPLPQPQPTAPVEARVATQFSLFTKSRFTGSHIAAAKPNLSLARRTSQAEDQPSAAVSSASRPSTTVSTPDPTVPTPVPRATADVSNPAQPCRIVSTAPSGALLQGPSVVQLPRLWSETIPPEDHKWIGKRLFKIGSKGKPALRDDLQLWYYPPQPALIYNQAPAPDRFFCHTLLLWMPYKLWRVKVLCPNPACGQHQLTGGGLHKRARQVLDIDRTYNMVTETLICTKCRASHVSWSQTVLQQLDLGHRSEFQVILTRKYACDMRVIRLLRERGLGNSPTRVIKQLRENHSEQWLHRLARYTTQCVDFLNQPGVMPVNFQEPPEPTVVPSCKWLLTVYSQDILTRLDEIHARITSTYGSVLKMDSTKKITKKLAGTARGTGLWLTSVGNEFGQVLISVLTAQEGAGLDMMVDGLVKRYQQAGVNPPSVLYVDCGCCSEVSESKLKTRFRGWPDLMIRLDIWHFMRRIALGCTTDAHQLYPIFMSRLSACIFEWDAADVSILRKAKRELLMSQGWPALTDEDVNKHLTREELALHCRRRTRGEETTILLLEQLLTELLSSKGNDSLGVPLLDRERMEHIWCVQKKHIKCIQDPLGVALYTETGSLTKGGVLLKTYRCARGSTSLESFHLHLNRFIPGTSANSLNFQIYLLEGLHRWNQDREAASMSSEPSALRSYTGELVHCVNSNYEKLFGRKVVPTFCPPARYTGELIGVQYLFQQTGQALQDMNPDSEETAELIEELNVEERDEDEGFCDVSEDHTIADPEDVLSPPSSTLTLGSSTVVTSSDTAVLGSTSPSLVPDPTPAPSSPGPSGTAVPPFPSETSVSPLSSEPEDAGQDDDDDEETAVDYQNVPGYQHVDKLAEYLVELRGHTALSLTNQEASTIIELWQNLADQDKQRVVYAARHQKRLLSGRFRVPKRPTKTPGVESTIRSVLGASSAPAQWPDCCRLVETIFIRLCNTHPSPKRKGKGTLSRWSLILQDYRRIRQLVLGNSLVMGGTSMQLVEVNQNTLIQWYNNRQKKQELSVLIQGIQLPQPLPEAQEPLQAAKRLRTEPEQSGEQHQYKLPESTAGQAKQRHTSTGRPPLRPKAPTQTTMLVTPSAPGASVQMVPNILIPAAPGFPGVPMLQGVPVFQGIPMAQRLPMVQGMQMVQGMQMVQGMPMVQRMPMVQGMPMVQGIPMVQGMPVVQGMPLLHPTVVQGTSSQPAANPQTMPKRPYKRTVEANTCKKCGHFKTSATGHSQYRGKVYCPQSETVTKEQWLEEMRRTVPK, encoded by the exons ATGCTGTCTCGTGGCCAAACAACCTTGCTTGGAGGTGTGCTGAAATGCATCTGTGGTTTTCACACTCTAAAG CCCACTGCGTCAAACGTTACTGGACCAGCACAAAAGGTGGTGGAACAACCTCATGCTGCTGAAACAGCAAAGAAGGTCATGGAGCAGAGTCAGCCTGACCTCCAGCCTCATCCCCTGCCCCAGCCCCAGCCAACTGCACCTGTGGAAGCAAGAGTTGCAACACAATTTTCATTG TTTACCAAATCAAGATTTACCGGGTCTCACATTGCTGCAGCAAAGCCAAATCTCAGTTTGGCCAGGAGAACTTCTCAGGCTGAAGACCAGCCCAGCGCAGCAGTGTCTAGTGCCTCTAGACCAAGCACTACAGTCTCT ACACCAGATCCTACAGTTCCAACCCCTGTCCCCAGAGCCACTGCAGATGTGTCCAATCCCGCTCAGCCATGCAGGATCGTCTCT ACTGCTCCTTCTGGGGCATTATTGCAAGGTCCATCTGTAGTTCAACTTCCTCGTTTGTGGTCTGAGACCATACCACCAGAGGATCACAAGTGGATTGGCAAAAGGCTTTTCAAAATTGGATCCAAAGGAAAGCCAGCACTTCGTGATGACCTCCAGCTCTGGTATTACCCCCCACAACCAGCACTTATTTACAATCAGGCTCCAGCTCCAGACAGATTCTTTTGTCATACTCTTCTGCTGTGGATGCCATACAAGCTGTGGAGGGTTAAGGTTCTCTGTCCCAATCCAGCCTGCGGACAACATCAGCTGACAGGAGGTGGTCTGCACAAAAGGGCACGGCAGGTTCTAGACATTGACAGAACATACAATATGGTCACAGAAACCCTTATCTGTACAAAGTGTAGAGCCTCGCATGTGTCCTGGAGTCAGACTGTCCTGCAACAGCTAGATCTGGGCCATCGCTCTGAGTTTCAGGTCATCCTCACGCGGAA GTACGCCTGTGATATGCGGGTCATCAGGCTCTTGCGTGAGCGTGGCTTAGGCAATAGTCCCACTAGGGTGATAAAGCAGCTGCGTGAAAACCACAGCGAGCAGTGGCTCCATCGTCTGGCCCGGTACACCACCCAATGTGTTGACTTCCTCAATCAACCCGGGGTGATGCCAGTAAATTTCCAGGAGCCCCCAGAGCCTACGGTGGTGCCAAGCTGCAAGTGGTTGCTCACCGTTTACAGCCAAGACATTCTGACCAGGCTGGATGAAATCCATGCCAGAATAACATCCACCTATGGCTCTGTCTTGAAGATGGATTCTACTAAAAAG ATCACCAAGAAGCTGGCTGGGACAGCGAGGGGAACGGGACTCTGGCTTACCTCTGTTGGCAACGAGTTTGGTCAGGTGCTCATAAGTGTGCTGACAGCCCAGGAAGGAGCAGGACTTGACATGATGGTAGACGGTCTGGTGAAAAGATACCAGCAGGCTGGTGTAAATCCACCTTCTGTGTTGTACGTGGACTGTGGGTGCTGCAGTGAGGTGAGCGAGAGCAAGCTGAAAACCAGGTTTAGGGGCTGGCCAGATCTCATGATACGCTTGGACATCTGGCATTTTATGCGCAGGATTGCCTTGGGGTGTACAACTGATGCCCATCAGTTGTACCCCATTTTCATGTCACGGCTATCAGCATGCATCTTTGAATGGGATGCAGCTGACGTCTCTATCCTTCGCAAAGCAAAGAGAGAGCTGTTGATGTCccagggttggcctgcgctgacAGATGAAGATGTAAACAAGCATCTGACCAGGGAGGAGCTGGCTCTACATTGCCGGAGGAGGACCCGTGGAGAGGAGACTACCATCCTTCTCCTTGAACAACTGCTTACAGAACTCCTGAGCAGCAAGGGAAATGACTCTCTGGGTGTTCCTCTCTTGGATCGAGAAAGGATGGAGCACATCTGGTGTGTCCAAAAGAAGCACATCAAGTGTATCCAAGACCCTCTTGGTGTTGCCCTCTATACTGAGACCGGGAGCCTAACCAAAGGAGGTGTGCTTCTGAAGACTTACAGATGTGCCAGAGGCTCCACTTCTCTTGAATCCTTTCATTTACACCTTAACCGTTTCATCCCAG GGACCAGTGCAAACAGTCTGAACTTTCAGATTTATTTGTTGGAGGGTCTACACAGGTGGAACCAGGATCGGGAGGCAGCTTCCATGTCATCGGAGCCATCAGCTTTACGCAGCTACACAGGAGAACTTGTTCACTGTGTAAACAGCAATTATGAAAAGCTGTTTGGCAGGAAAGTGGTCCCCACGTTTTGTCCCCCTGCACGTTACACcg GTGAGCTCATTGGAGTGCAGTATCTATTCCAGCAGACTGGTCAGGCACTGCAGGACATGAACCCAGACTCTGAAGAGACGGCAGAGCTCATCGAGGAACTTAATGTGGAGGAGCGAGATGAAGATGAGGGCTTCTGTGATGTCAGCGAGGATCACACAATTGCAGATCCCGAGGATGTTCTGTCACCTCCCTCCTCCACTCTGACACTGGGTTCTTCCACCGTGGTCACCAGCAGTGACACGGCTGTACTGGGTTCCACATCCCCTTCACTGGTCCCTGATCCTACACCTGCTCCTTCATCACCTGGACCCTCGGGGACTGCTGTGCCACCTTTTCCCTCTGAAACATCTGTTTCACCACTCTCCTCAGAGCCAGAGGATGCTGGTcaggatgatgatgacgatgaagagaCT GCTGTTGACTACCAAAATGTCCCGGGATACCAACATGTGGACAAGCTGGCCGAATATCTGGTGGAGCTCCGGGGTCACACAGCCCTTAGCCTGACCAATCAGGAAGCCAGCACCATAATTGAACTTTGGCAGAACCTGGCTGACCAGGACAAGCAACGGGTGGTGTATGCAGCTAGACACCAGAAGAGACTGCTGAGTGGACGCTTCAGAGTACCAAAGAGGCCCACTAAAACCCCAGGAGTAGAGAGCACCATCAGAAGTGTGCTGGGAGCAAGCAGCGCACCTGCTCAGTGGCCTGACTGTTGCCGTCTGGTGGAAACCATCTTCATCAGGCTTTGCAATACCCACCCAAGCCCCAAGAGAAAAGGCAAGGGAACGCTGTCGAGATGGTCTCTAATCCTCCAGGATTACAGGAGGATAAGGCAGCTTGTACTGGGCAACAGCTTGGTGATGGGAGGAACCTCAATGCAGCTGGTGGAGGTTAACCAGAATACCCTGATTCAGTGGTATAACAACAGACAGAAAAAGCAGGAACTGTCTGTGCTGATTCAGGGCATTCAGTTGCCTCAGCCCCTCCCTGAAGCTCAGGAACCTCTCCAGGCTGCCAAACGCCTACGGACTGAGCCAGAACAATCAGGGGAGCAGCACCAGTACAAGCTACCAGAGAGCACAGCAGGTCAGGCAAAACAGAGGCACACCTCTACTGGGCGACCTCCTCTCAGACCCAAGGCACCAACACAGACTACTATGTTGGTTACGCCATCAGCACCTGGAGCATCAGTGCAGATGGTACCCAATATACTTATACCTGCAGCACCAGGTTTCCCGGGTGTGCCAATGCTTCAGGgtgtgccagtgttccagggcatACCAATGGCTCAAAGACTGCCAATGGTCCAGGGCATGCAAATGGTCCAGGGCATGCAAATGGTCCAGGGCATGCCAATGGTCCAGAGGATGCCAATGGTTCAGGGAATGCCAATGGTTCAGGGAATCCCGATGGTCCAGGGAATGCCAGTGGTTCAGGGGATGCCACTGTTACATCCTACAGTTGTGCAGGGCACAAGTTCACAACCAGCTGCCAATCCCCAAACCATGCCTAAGAGACCCTACAAGAGAACTGTAGAGGCGAACACTTGCAAGAAATGCGGACATTTCAAAACCAGTGCAACAGGACATAGCCAGTACAGGGGCAAAGTATACTGCCCACAGTCTGAAACTGTTACAAAAGAACAGTGGTTAGAGGAAATGCGGAGAACTGTTcccaaataa